The following coding sequences are from one Panicum hallii strain FIL2 chromosome 5, PHallii_v3.1, whole genome shotgun sequence window:
- the LOC112893208 gene encoding uncharacterized protein LOC112893208 isoform X1 — protein MSSPESERDSSDSEDYDLRVVEAIRENQNTIHVAASFLSWYYASYIDKKERKTPTYSGLAWVMDALNDPEECYDIFRMMPRLFYKLHDELVSDFGLTSSIHMSSIESLGLFLVICAHGWSNTGVKKDFKHSRETISRKFTEVLNCMVAMSKKYIQPKDPNFRTVHSRITNDQRMWPHFKDCIGAIDGTHISATPPKKDFIRYMGRSGKTTQNVMGVVDFDMRFIYASIGQPGSMHDTTVLYHAIENDADIFPHPPLGKYYVVDAGYPNRDGYLAPYKGQRYHVPEWRNGAPPNGEQERFNHLHSSLRNVVERTFGVWKMKWRILLKMPTYPLDKQMMIIAATMCLHNFIRENDEFDEEFQRCDRDPDYVPTIPTRYRRHMPQNASDTSTTASSSRNMNMFRDDLAKAIWEGR, from the exons ATGTCTTCTCCTGAGAGTGAAAGAGACTCAAGTGACTCGGAAGATTATGATTTGAGAGTCGTGGAGGCAATAAGAGAGAACCAAAACACTATCCATGTTGCTGCATCATTTTTATCTTGGTACTATGCATCTTATATTGACAAAAAAGAGCGTAAAACTCCAACATATTCTGGGTTGGCTTGGGTGATGGATGCTCTGAATGATCCAGAGGAATGTTATGACATTTTCAGAATGATGCCACGGTTATTCTACAAGTTGCATGATGAATTGGTTAGTGATTTTGGCTTGACTTCCTCTATTcatatgtcatctatagaatCTCTTGGCTTGTTCCTTGTGATTTGTGCTCATGGTTGGTCCAACACTGGTGTCAAGAAAGATTTCAAACATTCTCGTGAGACTATTAGTCGCAAATTTACGGAGGTGTTGAATTGCATGGTGGCAATGTCTAAGAAGTATATACAACCTAAGGATCCTAATTTTCGAACAGTTCATAGTAGAATTACCAATGATCAAAGAATGTGGCCTCACTTCAAAGATTGCATTGGAGCAATCGATGGCACTCATATATCTGCCACACCACCTAAGAAAGACTTTATTAGATATATGGGAAGATCTGGAAAGACCACTCAAAATGTGATGGGAGTTGTTGATTTCGACATGCGTTTCATATATGCATCGATTGGTCAACCTGGTTCTATGCATGATACTACAGTGTTATACCATGCAATTGAAAATGATGCAGATATCTTCCCACATCCTCCTTTAG GGAAGTATTATGTTGTCGACGCCGGTTACCCAAATAGAGATGGTTATTTAGCTCCATACAAAGGCCAGAGATATCATGTTCCAGAATGGAGGAACGGGGCTCCACCTAATGGAGAGCAAGAGAGGTTCAACCACTTGCATTCAAGTCTTCGTAATGTTGTGGAGCGCACCTTTGGTGTATGGAAGATGAAATGGAGAATTCTTTTGAAGATGCCGACATATCCACTAGATAAACAAATGATGATTATAGCTGCTACAATGTGTCTCCACAACTTCATTCGTGAGAATGATGAATTTGATGAGGAATTCCAAAGGTGTGATCGAGATCCTGATTATGTGCCTACAATTCCTACCCGCTATAGGAGACATATGCCTCAAAATGCATCAGACACATCCACCACAGCATCTAGTAGTAGAAACATGAATATGTTTCGTGACGATCTAGCTAAGGCAATATGGGAGGGAAGGTGA
- the LOC112893209 gene encoding MYB-like transcription factor ETC3 has product MDSSSSSSSRDKKSKDNDRHEAKEANSTAQNFVDFTEAEEDLVSRMHRLVGNRWELIAGRIPGRTAEEVEMFWSKKHQEK; this is encoded by the exons ATggatagcagcagcagcagcagcagccgggacAAGAAGTCCAAAGATAACGATCGTCATGAAGCAAAAG AAGCTAATAGCACTGCACAGAATTTTGTTGACTTCACAGAAGCAGAGGAAGATCTTGTTTCCAGAATGCACAGGCTTGTGGGGAACAG GTGGGAGCTTATAGCAGGAAGAATTCCAGGAAGGACAGCAGAAGAAGTAGAGATGTTTTGGTCCAAAAAACACCAGGAAAAATGA
- the LOC112893208 gene encoding L10-interacting MYB domain-containing protein-like isoform X3, producing the protein MEKFKDKTGLDYSRRQFKNKWDKMRREYANWKRLVKETGLGWDNEKKTYTAPDSRWKQLNKDYPGINKFKDGPLQFEELKTIMFEDIRNSGDDHWAPSSGAAPASQQDAEPDEADDRDEDCDDNEASDDCDEYSPEPSRGKRPAPANRKDKGKKPKTSGGHWVQKELSKLVSLSARSTASCESLAKKDESSGCSIKDVMALVRECGAVPGTKEHFIASQVFVKRAEREMFLTLETPEERFQWLSMKHMWMTRNDSSM; encoded by the exons ATGGAAAaatttaaggacaaaaccgggTTGGATTATTCTAGACGGCAGTTCAAAAATAAGTGGGACAAGATGAGGAGAGAGTATGCTAATTGGAAAAGATTGGTTAAGGAAACCGGATTAGGATGGGACAATGAGAAAAAAACCTACACAGCACCAGACAGTAGGTGGAAGCAGCTGAATAAG GATTACCCAGGAATTAACAAGTTCAAAGATGGACCTCTTCAGTTCGAAGAATTGAAGACTATTATGTTTGAAGATATTCGGAACTCGGGAGACGACCATTGGGCTCCATCAAGTGGTGCTGCACCGGCTAGTCAACAGGATGCTGAACCTGATGAAGCGGATGATAGGGATGAAGATTGTGATGATAATGAAGCAAGTGATGACTGTGATGAGTACTCCCCTGAACCTTCAAGGGGAAAGCGTCCTGCTCCTGCTAACCGGAAAGACAAGGGTAAAAAACCAAAGACTTCAGGAGGGCATTGGGTACAAAAAGAATTGAGCAAGCTTGTTTCTTTGAGTGCGAGGAGCACTGCATCATGTGAGTCCTTGGCAAAGAAGGATGAaagttctggttgttcaatcaAAGATGTTATGGCTTTGGTGAGGGAGTGTGGAGCTGTTCCTGGGACCAAAGAACATTTCATAGCTTCTCAAGTGTTTGTCAAGCGGGCTGAAAGGGAGATGTTTCTGACATTGGAGACGCCGGAAGAACGATTCCAATGGCTTTCCATGAAGCATATGTGGATGACTAGGAATGATTCATCCATGTAG
- the LOC112893208 gene encoding L10-interacting MYB domain-containing protein-like isoform X2 has protein sequence MSDNADWNDENTRLVCELFAEQVTAHNRSGTHLNKSGYKNVMEKFKDKTGLDYSRRQFKNKWDKMRREYANWKRLVKETGLGWDNEKKTYTAPDSRWKQLNKDYPGINKFKDGPLQFEELKTIMFEDIRNSGDDHWAPSSGAAPASQQDAEPDEADDRDEDCDDNEASDDCDEYSPEPSRGKRPAPANRKDKGKKPKTSGGHWVQKELSKLVSLSARSTASCESLAKKDESSGCSIKDVMALVRECGAVPGTKEHFIASQVFVKRAEREMFLTLETPEERFQWLSMKHMWMTRNDSSM, from the exons ATGTCTGACAACGCAGATTGGAATGACGAGAACACTAGACTTGTGTGTGAATTATTTGCTGAACAAGTAACGGCACACAATCGCAGTGGCACTCATCTTAACAAGAGTGGCTACAAGAATGTGATGGAAAaatttaaggacaaaaccgggTTGGATTATTCTAGACGGCAGTTCAAAAATAAGTGGGACAAGATGAGGAGAGAGTATGCTAATTGGAAAAGATTGGTTAAGGAAACCGGATTAGGATGGGACAATGAGAAAAAAACCTACACAGCACCAGACAGTAGGTGGAAGCAGCTGAATAAG GATTACCCAGGAATTAACAAGTTCAAAGATGGACCTCTTCAGTTCGAAGAATTGAAGACTATTATGTTTGAAGATATTCGGAACTCGGGAGACGACCATTGGGCTCCATCAAGTGGTGCTGCACCGGCTAGTCAACAGGATGCTGAACCTGATGAAGCGGATGATAGGGATGAAGATTGTGATGATAATGAAGCAAGTGATGACTGTGATGAGTACTCCCCTGAACCTTCAAGGGGAAAGCGTCCTGCTCCTGCTAACCGGAAAGACAAGGGTAAAAAACCAAAGACTTCAGGAGGGCATTGGGTACAAAAAGAATTGAGCAAGCTTGTTTCTTTGAGTGCGAGGAGCACTGCATCATGTGAGTCCTTGGCAAAGAAGGATGAaagttctggttgttcaatcaAAGATGTTATGGCTTTGGTGAGGGAGTGTGGAGCTGTTCCTGGGACCAAAGAACATTTCATAGCTTCTCAAGTGTTTGTCAAGCGGGCTGAAAGGGAGATGTTTCTGACATTGGAGACGCCGGAAGAACGATTCCAATGGCTTTCCATGAAGCATATGTGGATGACTAGGAATGATTCATCCATGTAG
- the LOC112893207 gene encoding chitinase domain-containing protein 1, which produces MEGSIGSPRAAPRRPRPTAGEMPPRRRDRRRPRDPSPPPSDARAPPSASGIRLTLLAPVVVLLLVLAALGFSGRLSRSPPHPQTLQTTAHSVYERGLVKRDVSSREILAERTRISEKRSQRQFPNPVLAYVTPWNSKGYDMAKLFSAKLTHISPVWYDLKSDRNMLVLEGEHNFDATWVSELQSNGSLVVPRVVLEAFPAVILLEKMQKAKAIDLIVSECRDKGYDGIVLESWSRWAVYGVLDDPELRYMALQFVKQLGEALHSISSKSSNRHLELIYVIPAPRMQELSNQDFRPEDLLQLADSLDGFSLMTYDFSGPQNPGPSAPLKWVQHSLTTLLSAKGSSPSRNHSRMIFLGINFYGNDFLLSRGSGGGAITGRDFVHLLEKYKPSLQWDEKSLEHFFIYSHEGVRHAVFFPTLMSLSLRLDEARNWGTGLSIWEIGQGLDYFFDVL; this is translated from the exons ATGGAAGGATCGATAGGAAGCCCCCGCGCTGCACCGCGTCGCCCACGGCCCACCGCCGGAGAAATGCCGCCGCGTAGACGAGATCGCCGGAGACCCCGCgacccgtcgccgccgccctccgaTGCAAGGGCACCACCCTCCGCCTCAGGCATCCGTCTCACCCTCCTCGCCCCTGTCGTTGTTCTGCTCCTTGTCCTCGCCGCCCTTGGCTTCTCCGGCCGCCTCTCCCGGTCCCCTCCCCACCCCCAGACGCTGCAGACCACCGCCCACTCCGTCTACGAGCGCGGCCTCGTCAAGCGCGACGTCTCCTCACGCGAGATCCTCGCA GAGCGCACAAGGATTTCCGAGAAGCGGTCGCAGCGCCAGTTCCCGAACCCTGTCCTCGCCTATGTGACCCCCTG GAACTCCAAAGGTTATGACATGGCAAAATTGTTCAGTGCAAAGCTTACTCACATATCACCAGTGTGGTATGATTTGAAGAG TGATAGGAACATGTTAGTTCTAGAAGGAGAACATAATTTTGATGCCACATGGGTCTCTGAACTTCAAAGCAACGGGTCTCTG GTAGTACCAAGAGTTGTCTTAGAAGCATTTCCTGCTGTTATACTATTGGAAAAGATGCAAAAAGCAAAAGCTATTGATCTAATAGTGAGTGAATGCAG GGATAAGGGCTATGATGGTATTGTTCTAGAATCCTGGTCAAGATGGGCTGTTTATGGTGTGCTGGATGATCCAGAGCTACGTTACATG GCACTTCAATTTGTTAAGCAGCTGGGGGAGGCTTTGCATTCAATCAGCTCTAAATCAAGTAACCGCCATTTGGAATTAATTTATGTTATCCCAGCTCCAAGAATGCAAGAGCTCAGTAATCAAGACTTCAGACCAGAAGATCTCCTGCAATTGGCTGACTCATTAGATGGGTTTTCTCTTATGACATACGACTTCTCAGGGCCTCAAAATCCTGGTCCCAGTGCACCTCTGAAGTGGGTACAGCATTCCTTAACAACACTCCTTTCAGCCAAAGGTTCTTCGCCTTCTCGTAACCATTCTCGGATGATATTCCTTGGCATCAATTTTTACGGGAATGATTTTCTACTGTCTAGAG GCAGCGGTGGTGGTGCTATCACTGGGAGAGATTTTGTTCATTTGCTTGAGAAGTACAAGCCATCTTTGCAGTGGGATGAGAAAAGTTTAGAGCACTTTTTCATCTATTCACATGAAGGTGTGAGGCATGCTGTATTTTTCCCAACACTGATGTCTCTTTCTTTACGTTTGGATGAAGCGCGAAATTGGGGAACAGGTCTTTCGATTTGGGAGATTGGACAAGGTTTGGACTACTTTTTTGATGTTCTATAG
- the LOC112893328 gene encoding polypyrimidine tract-binding protein homolog 1-like codes for MASGGQPQFRYTQPPSKVLHLRNLPWDCTPEELVELGTPFGKVVNTKCGVGANRNQAFIEFADQNQAIAMISYYASSAEPAQVRGKNVYLQYSNRQEIVNTKTTGEGSGNVLLVGMEGVAPDSVSIDVLHVVFSAFGFVHKIATFEKASGYQALIQFSDAETATSAKAALDGRCIPSYLLPELDGACTLRISYSAHSVLNVKYQSHRSRDFTNPYLPFLDSAKDGSGADGKKQEPESNILLASIENMQYVVTIDVLHEVFSAFGFVQKIAIFEKNGFQALIQYPDIQTAVAAKEALEGHSIYEGGYCKLHLAFSRHTELNVKVNNERGRDYTKGNITASSNQPSILGPQPVPNVGAAIPQANNSVPSAATSAVMPPGVPSPAMPGEPSVALSSHPSSEPHSQTPVAPPGGPPQYSSQAILPGPPQQFPGYGSAQAPMLQPSGQGSQQMSNHVNYQLPPGSAQFMQYLGNGSHLVPNSHGPQAVPFPGLGGQQLPPGPQMMQAPGYGGLPFSQGPRQPMTQFPMYGNQQFPPGMEPQMMPFSELGGQQLPFAPQGPYRR; via the exons ATGGCTTCCGGTGGGCAGCCGCAGTTCCGGTACACGCAGCCGCCGTCGAAGGTGCTCCACCTGCGGAACCTGCCGTGGGACTGCACCCCGGAGGAGTTGGTCGAGCTGGGGACCCCCTTCGGCAAGGTCGTCAACACCAAGTGCGGCGTCGGCGCCAACCGCAACCAGGCATTCATCGAATTC GCTGACCAAAATCAAGCGATTGCCATGATATCATATTATGCGTCGTCAGCAGAGCCAGCACAGGTAAGAGGGAAAAATGTGTATCTTCAGTACTCCAATAGACAGGAGATTGTCAACACCAAGACTACCGGGGAAGGTTCAGGCAACGTTTTGCTTGTGGGGATGGAGGGTGTCGCGCCAGATTCTGTCAGCATCGATGTTCTACACGTG GTATTTTCTGCTTTTGGATTTGTTCACAAGATTGCTACCTTTGAGAAGGCATCTGGTTATCAG GCGTTAATTCAGTTTTCTGATGCTGAAACCGCAACATCCGCAAAAGCTGCACTGGATGGTAGATGCATTCCTAG CTATTTGCTACCAGAACTGGATGGGGCCTGCACTTTGAGAATAAGCTATTCAGCACACAGTGTTCTCAATGTCAAGTATCAGAGCCACAGAAGTAG GGACTTTACTAACCCTTACCTTCCTTTTCTGGATTCTGCTAAAGATGGATCTGGAGCG GATGGTAAAAAGCAGGAACCAGAGAGCAATATACTTCTTGCATCCATTGAGAACATGCAGTATGTTGTTACAATAGACGTGCTTCATGAG GTCTTTTCTGCTTTTGGATTTGTACAAAAGATAGCAATTTTTGAGAAGAATGGCTTTCAAGCATTGATCCAGTATCCAG ACATTCAAACTGCAGTTGCAGCAAAAGAAGCGTTAGAAGGGCACAGCATCTATGAAGGTGGATACTGCAAGCTTCACCTCGCATTTTCACGACATACTGAGCTTAATGTTAAG GTTAACAACGAGCGAGGTAGAGATTATACAAAGGGGAACATCACTGCAAGCAGTAATCAACCTTCCATTCTTGGTCCTCAGCCAGTACCAAATGTTGGTGCCGCCATTCCACAGGCAAACAATAGTGTTCCTTCTGCAGCCACCAGTGCAGTAATGCCACCAGGGGTGCCCAGTCCAGCAATGCCTGGAGAACCATCAGTTGCTCTATCTTCCCATCCTTCAAGTGAGCCACACTCGCAAACTCCTGTTGCGCCCCCAGGTGGACCTCCACAGTACTCTAGCCAGGCAATCCTCCCAGGCCCCCCTCAACAGTTCCCAGGTTATGGCTCAGCTCAAGCTCCAATGCTGCAGCCTTCAGGTCAGGGAAGTCAACAGATGTCCAACCATGTAAACTATCAGCTACCTCCAGGTTCAGCCCAGTTCATGCAGTATCTTGGCAATGGAAGCCATCTGGTTCCAAACTCACATGGCCCACAAGCAGTGCCTTTCCCTGGCCTCGGTGGGCAGCAGCTACCTCCAGGTCCCCAGATGATGCAAGCTCCAGGTTATGGAGGTCTGCCATTTTCACAAGGTCCACGGCAACCGATGACACAGTTTCCAATGTACGGCAACCAGCAGTTCCCTCCGGGTATGGAGCCCCAGATGATGCCCTTCTCTGAGCTGGGAGGTCAACAGCTTCCATTTGCTCCGCAGGGTCCCTATCGTCGTTAG